One window of the Thermodesulfobacteriota bacterium genome contains the following:
- a CDS encoding antitoxin Xre/MbcA/ParS toxin-binding domain-containing protein, which translates to QLTVYLRQMAFRFFRGLKMRVSGITKVLGGEKVLRKRIRNRMDMIELSKRGISKNALAHLANFLSFTLSQMADLLPVSERTIQRYSSEDKFNSIVSEQILQIAEVAAKGKEVFEDKNKFLSWMNHPSKPLDNRTPASLLSSRFGVEMVLDELGRIEHGVFS; encoded by the coding sequence GACAATTGACGGTATATTTACGACAAATGGCATTTAGATTTTTTAGGGGGTTAAAAATGAGAGTTTCGGGTATTACAAAAGTCTTGGGTGGCGAGAAGGTTCTGAGGAAGAGAATTCGTAATCGGATGGACATGATTGAACTAAGCAAAAGAGGGATTTCCAAAAATGCGCTGGCCCATCTCGCAAATTTCTTATCCTTTACATTGAGTCAAATGGCTGACCTTCTTCCGGTTAGTGAGCGCACTATACAAAGATACTCATCCGAAGATAAATTCAATAGCATTGTTTCAGAGCAAATTTTACAGATTGCTGAAGTGGCAGCCAAGGGGAAAGAGGTATTTGAGGATAAAAATAAGTTCCTATCCTGGATGAACCATCCCAGTAAACCTCTTGATAACAGAACACCAGCGAGCTTGCTAAGCTCAAGGTTCGGAGTGGAAATGGTGCTTGATGAACTGGGTCGAATTGAGCACGGCGTTTTCTCTTGA